The proteins below come from a single Garra rufa chromosome 25, GarRuf1.0, whole genome shotgun sequence genomic window:
- the asb15a gene encoding dynein axonemal heavy chain 12 isoform X2 has product MDPSGDLDDDDDELLDAAIQLSIQESCKDISSLGSVEHQKILDAIFRGDLFALQELSDYPAAFTEVDSKGWYPIHRAAVQQSVQVLEMVLYGSYRLSLEEETANGETPLILATQAGLVEIVRTLLEHGASPNRINSKNESPLLLACPRKWTAIHEAAKVGCTDILTLLLQHGGNVSETDEHGVTPMGIAAENGQPEALDILIHYGGDVNAQAPNGDSVLYDAAGSGNPDCIELLLQHGADPNIANLSLELPIHHAAYKGHYLVLRMLIPVTTRRALHLTGQSPIHAAADGGHVRCMELLVDRGFDVNALLDTHVSEKYGDMRKTPLYFTVSNGDVTGTQLLLNAGAKTDLDPLQCLLVAVRAGRYEIVRILLASQADVNCYFTEVNDTVFPTALQYCLRDEMMMRLLLNGGYEAEKCFCCPHDSTWGRSSENTSEKIPFCDFISVSWLVQFSGRAVRVLLDYVNHVPICSKLKMVLKRHKEWAEISELLGNPRSLQHQCRLVIRREMTPRKLGDPKFINLGPFPPGLKSYLTYKEYDLYGRIMYQE; this is encoded by the exons ATGGATCCATCAGGTGACCtagacgatgatgatgatgagctTCTTGATGCTGCAATCCAACTGAGCATTCAAGAGTCGTGTAAAGACATCTCCTCACTCGGAAG TGTGGAACATCAAAAGATCTTGGATGCAATATTCCGAG GTGACCTCTTTGCTCTGCAGGAGCTGTCGGACTATCCTGCCGCATTCACTGAGGTGGATAGCAAGGGGTGGTATCCAATTCATAGGGCTGCTGTGCAACAATCTGTGCAGGTGCTGGAGATGGTACTTTATG GTTCTTACAGGTTGAGTTTAGAGGAGGAAACCGCAAATGGAGAGACGCCATTGATTTTGGCGACTCAAGCTGGGCTGGTGGAGATTGTTAGGACTCTGCTGGAGCACGGAGCTTCACCTAACAGAATCAACAGCAAAAACGAATCCCCGTTATTATTGG CCTGCCCTAGAAAGTGGACAGCCATTCATGAGGCGGCAAAGGTGGGCTGTACCGACATCCTCACGCTGCTGTTACAACATGGAGGAAACGTCTCAGAGACAGATGAGCATGGTGTGACGCCCATGGGGATTGCTGCGGAGAATGGACAGCCAGAGGCGCTGGACATCCTTATTCATTATG GCGGCGATGTAAATGCTCAGGCACCAAATGGAGACAGTGTGCTATATGACGCTGCCGGCTCTGGCAATCCGGACTGCATTGAACTTTTACTCCAGCATGGGGCCGATCCCAACATTGCTAATCTTTCCTTAGAGCTTCCCATCCACCACGCAGCATACAAAGGGCATTACCT CGTCTTAAGAATGTTGATCCCAGTAACCACCAGGAGAGCCCTCCATCTCACAGGCCAGAGTCCAATTCATGCGGCTGCAGATGGAGGCCACGTCCGATGCATGGAACTCCTAGTGGACAGAGGTTTCGATGTCAATGCTCTTCTAGACACGCATGTTTCTGAGAAATACGGAGATATGCGAAAGACGCCCTTGTACTTTACGGTCTCCAATGGAGATGTGACCGGCACCCAGTTGCTGTTAAACGCCGGAGCCAAAACGGACCTAGATCCTCTGCAGTGCCTCCTAGTGGCAGTGAGAGCTGGGAGGTATGAGATTGTCAGGATTCTCCTGGCCAGCCAAGCAGATGTAAACTGTTACTTCACAGAGGTCAACGATACAGTGTTTCCCACTGCCTTACAATACTGCCTGAGGGATGAGATGATGATGCGGCTGCTGTTAAACGGTGGTTATGAAGCAGAAAAATGCTTCTGTTGTCCTCATGACTCAACATGGGGTCGTTCCTCAGAAAATACCAGTGAGAAGATTCCA TTTTGTGATTTCATCAGCGTCTCTTGGCTAGTGCAGTTCTCTGGAAGAGCTGTACGTGTTCTCCTTGACTACGTCAATCATGTTCCCATCTGCTCTAAGTTGAAAATGGTTCTAAAGAGGCATAAAGAGTGGGCCGAAATTTCAGAATTACTGG GGAATCCTCGTTCACTGCAACACCAATGCAGACTTGTCATCAGGAGAGAGATGACCCCACGAAAGCTGGGCGACCCAAAGTTCATAAACTTAGGTCCTTTCCCACCAGGACTGAAAAGCTACTTGACGTACAAAGAATATGATTTGTATGGAAGAATCATGTATCAGGAGTGA
- the asb15a gene encoding ankyrin repeat and SOCS box protein 15 isoform X1, with translation MDPSGDLDDDDDELLDAAIQLSIQESCKDISSLGSVEHQKILDAIFRGDLFALQELSDYPAAFTEVDSKGWYPIHRAAVQQSVQVLEMVLYGSYRLSLEEETANGETPLILATQAGLVEIVRTLLEHGASPNRINSKNESPLLLAVRTDSFEIAFTLISRGASVNQACPRKWTAIHEAAKVGCTDILTLLLQHGGNVSETDEHGVTPMGIAAENGQPEALDILIHYGGDVNAQAPNGDSVLYDAAGSGNPDCIELLLQHGADPNIANLSLELPIHHAAYKGHYLVLRMLIPVTTRRALHLTGQSPIHAAADGGHVRCMELLVDRGFDVNALLDTHVSEKYGDMRKTPLYFTVSNGDVTGTQLLLNAGAKTDLDPLQCLLVAVRAGRYEIVRILLASQADVNCYFTEVNDTVFPTALQYCLRDEMMMRLLLNGGYEAEKCFCCPHDSTWGRSSENTSEKIPFCDFISVSWLVQFSGRAVRVLLDYVNHVPICSKLKMVLKRHKEWAEISELLGNPRSLQHQCRLVIRREMTPRKLGDPKFINLGPFPPGLKSYLTYKEYDLYGRIMYQE, from the exons ATGGATCCATCAGGTGACCtagacgatgatgatgatgagctTCTTGATGCTGCAATCCAACTGAGCATTCAAGAGTCGTGTAAAGACATCTCCTCACTCGGAAG TGTGGAACATCAAAAGATCTTGGATGCAATATTCCGAG GTGACCTCTTTGCTCTGCAGGAGCTGTCGGACTATCCTGCCGCATTCACTGAGGTGGATAGCAAGGGGTGGTATCCAATTCATAGGGCTGCTGTGCAACAATCTGTGCAGGTGCTGGAGATGGTACTTTATG GTTCTTACAGGTTGAGTTTAGAGGAGGAAACCGCAAATGGAGAGACGCCATTGATTTTGGCGACTCAAGCTGGGCTGGTGGAGATTGTTAGGACTCTGCTGGAGCACGGAGCTTCACCTAACAGAATCAACAGCAAAAACGAATCCCCGTTATTATTGG CTGTAAGAACAGACTCATTTGAAATCGCCTTTACACTTATATCACGGGGGGCATCGGTGAACCAAGCCTGCCCTAGAAAGTGGACAGCCATTCATGAGGCGGCAAAGGTGGGCTGTACCGACATCCTCACGCTGCTGTTACAACATGGAGGAAACGTCTCAGAGACAGATGAGCATGGTGTGACGCCCATGGGGATTGCTGCGGAGAATGGACAGCCAGAGGCGCTGGACATCCTTATTCATTATG GCGGCGATGTAAATGCTCAGGCACCAAATGGAGACAGTGTGCTATATGACGCTGCCGGCTCTGGCAATCCGGACTGCATTGAACTTTTACTCCAGCATGGGGCCGATCCCAACATTGCTAATCTTTCCTTAGAGCTTCCCATCCACCACGCAGCATACAAAGGGCATTACCT CGTCTTAAGAATGTTGATCCCAGTAACCACCAGGAGAGCCCTCCATCTCACAGGCCAGAGTCCAATTCATGCGGCTGCAGATGGAGGCCACGTCCGATGCATGGAACTCCTAGTGGACAGAGGTTTCGATGTCAATGCTCTTCTAGACACGCATGTTTCTGAGAAATACGGAGATATGCGAAAGACGCCCTTGTACTTTACGGTCTCCAATGGAGATGTGACCGGCACCCAGTTGCTGTTAAACGCCGGAGCCAAAACGGACCTAGATCCTCTGCAGTGCCTCCTAGTGGCAGTGAGAGCTGGGAGGTATGAGATTGTCAGGATTCTCCTGGCCAGCCAAGCAGATGTAAACTGTTACTTCACAGAGGTCAACGATACAGTGTTTCCCACTGCCTTACAATACTGCCTGAGGGATGAGATGATGATGCGGCTGCTGTTAAACGGTGGTTATGAAGCAGAAAAATGCTTCTGTTGTCCTCATGACTCAACATGGGGTCGTTCCTCAGAAAATACCAGTGAGAAGATTCCA TTTTGTGATTTCATCAGCGTCTCTTGGCTAGTGCAGTTCTCTGGAAGAGCTGTACGTGTTCTCCTTGACTACGTCAATCATGTTCCCATCTGCTCTAAGTTGAAAATGGTTCTAAAGAGGCATAAAGAGTGGGCCGAAATTTCAGAATTACTGG GGAATCCTCGTTCACTGCAACACCAATGCAGACTTGTCATCAGGAGAGAGATGACCCCACGAAAGCTGGGCGACCCAAAGTTCATAAACTTAGGTCCTTTCCCACCAGGACTGAAAAGCTACTTGACGTACAAAGAATATGATTTGTATGGAAGAATCATGTATCAGGAGTGA
- the LOC141301412 gene encoding ankyrin repeat and SOCS box protein 15-like, translating to MNQDEFTDYLIQLSIEESCHEAFAISKNSSASDENSKLLAAIETGDTAVILELRQFPSAFKEVDCIGLLPLHRAAIQPSAKVLEAILVSSQQDLEEKGRNGETALTLAVQAGLEENVRILLEHGALPHNPNSRKESPLLLAVRVRSYQMAYALIAHGAEVDQVCFKRWTALHEAAQVGCIDILMLLLRRGGQISGRDCHGVTPLNVAAEYANLEVLEVLIESGADVNAQSCKGESVLMDAAGSGNPDCVELLLENGASPNLASLTGHLPIHRAAFEGHYLVLKILLSVTSKTALIESGQSPVHSAADGGHAQCLQLLIDSGFDVNVPLDQTISDNYSDMRRSALYFAVSNGDVTCTEMLLNAGAKPDLDPLQCLLVAVRAGRYEIVRILLASQAEVNCYFTEVNDTVFPTALQYCLRDEEMMRLLLNNGYDVDKCFHCHHDSHFTLGSIWKDIFLHKPRCVFCEGEDKIPFCDFMSLCCLVDLSGRVVLILLDYVSQVPLCSRLRSILEKQKEWEEIYTILNNPRSLKHLCRLEIRKHMTIKRLRNAIIMDSFPPLIKNYLLYKEYNLT from the exons ATGAATCAAGATGAATTTACCGATTATCTCATCCAGCTGAGCATTGAAGAGTCTTGCCATGAAGCATTTGCAATATCGAAAAACAG CTCCGCCAGTgatgaaaactcaaaactgttGGCCGCAATCGAGACAG GTGATACTGCAGTCATCCTTGAGCTCAGGCAATTTCCTTCTGCCTTCAAGGAAGTGGATTGTATAGGACTTCTACCACTCCACCGGGCCGCCATACAACCATCAGCGAAAGTACTAGAGGCAATTCTGG TCTCCAGTCAGCAAGACTTAGAAGAGAAAGGTAGGAATGGAGAGACTGCCTTGACTTTAGCAGTTCAAGCTGGACTGGAGGAGAATGTCAGGATCCTTCTGGAACATGGAGCACTACCACACAACCCCAATAGCAGAAAGGAGTCTCCACTTCTTCTGG CGGTAAGAGTCCGATCTTACCAAATGGCGTACGCCCTCATCGCACATGGAGCTGAAGTGGATCAGGTGTGTTTCAAGAGGTGGACGGCACTGCATGAAGCAGCCCAAGTTGGTTGCATTGATATCTTAATGCTACTGTTGAGACGTGGTGGCCAAATATCAGGGAGGGACTGTCATGGAGTGACGCCGTTGAATGTAGCAGCAGAATACGCTAATCTAGAAGTCCTTGAAGTTCTCATCGAAAGTG GAGCCGATGTGAATGCACAGTCCTGTAAGGGTGAAAGTGTGCTGATGGACGCAGCTGGTTCTGGAAATCCAGACTGTGTGGAGCTTCTTCTCGAAAATGGAGCCTCGCCAAACCTTGCCAGCTTGACTGGGCATCTTCCTATTCATCGTGCAGCCTTCGAGGGTCACTACCT TGTGTTAAAAATACTGCTATCAGTCACAAGCAAGACAGCTCTCATCGAGTCTGGCCAGAGTCCAGTACACTCTGCTGCAGATGGAGGTCATGCACAGTGCCTGCAGCTCCTGATTGACAGCGGTTTTGATGTGAATGTTCCACTTGACCAAACCATCTCCGACAACTACAGCGACATGCGCAGGAGCGCCCTTTACTTTGCAGTCTCCAATGGAGATGTGACTTGCACAGAGATGCTGCTGAATGCTGGAGCCAAACCAGACCTGGATCCCCTGCAGTGCCTCCTAGTGGCGGTGAGAGCAGGGAGGTACGAAATTGTCAGGATTCTCCTGGCCAGCCAAGCAGAAGTCAACTGTTACTTCACAGAGGTCAACGACACAGTGTTTCCCACCGCCTTACAATACTGCCTGAGGGATGAGGAGATGATGCGATTACTTCTTAATAATGGATATGATGTAGACAAATGTTTCCACTGTCACCACGATTCCCATTTCACCCTGGGGTCTATTTGGAAAGACATATTTCTACATAAACCACGTTGTGTCTTCTGTGAGGGAGAAGACAAAATACCT TTCTGTGACTTCATGAGTTTGTGCTGCCTGGTTGACCTGTCGGGACGAGTGGTACTGATCCTGCTGGACTACGTTAGCCAAGTCCCCCTCTGCTCACGACTGAGATCTATCCTGGAGAAGCAAAAGGAGTGGGAGGAGATATACACCATCTTGA ACAACCCAAGATCCTTGAAGCACCTCTGTCGTCTGGAAATCAGAAAACACATGACCATTAAAAGACTCCGTAATGCCATTATAATGGATTCCTTTCCACCTCTGATTAAAAATTATCTGCTGTACAAGGAATATAATCTGACTTGA